In one window of Poriferisphaera corsica DNA:
- a CDS encoding thiazole synthase yields MSEVKSDVFADKELVVGGRVLKSRLVVGTGKYANYEQMQDALEVSGADVITVAVRRERLLDSEGRSLLDFIDTDKYTILPNTAGCFTAEDAVRVSRLGREILDQIDNPGKDWVKLEVLNDKKTLLPDPVGTLEALKELVADGFKVLCYTSDDPVMACKLKEAGAASVMPAGSPIGSGQGVLNQNNIRIILELLKEGDEDYPVIVDAGVGTASDVMIAMELGADGVLLNTGIAHAKEPIRMARAMKMALQGGRDAYLAGRIDKKLYATASSPWSGVISYIPGE; encoded by the coding sequence ATGAGTGAAGTAAAAAGCGATGTATTTGCAGATAAAGAATTGGTGGTGGGTGGCCGCGTGTTGAAATCCCGGCTGGTTGTGGGGACGGGGAAGTATGCGAACTATGAACAGATGCAGGATGCACTTGAGGTTTCTGGTGCAGATGTGATTACGGTTGCGGTGAGGCGTGAGCGGTTGTTGGATTCGGAGGGGCGTTCGCTGTTGGACTTCATTGATACGGATAAATACACGATTTTGCCTAATACTGCGGGCTGCTTTACAGCAGAGGATGCGGTGCGTGTATCGCGATTGGGCCGCGAGATTTTGGATCAGATTGATAATCCGGGTAAGGACTGGGTGAAACTTGAGGTCTTGAACGACAAGAAGACATTGCTGCCTGATCCTGTTGGGACGCTTGAAGCGTTGAAAGAATTGGTGGCTGACGGGTTTAAGGTGCTGTGTTATACGAGTGACGATCCTGTGATGGCTTGCAAGCTGAAGGAAGCGGGTGCTGCGAGTGTGATGCCGGCCGGTTCGCCGATTGGGTCAGGGCAGGGCGTGCTGAATCAGAACAATATTCGGATCATTTTGGAGTTGCTTAAAGAAGGTGATGAAGATTATCCAGTGATCGTAGATGCGGGTGTTGGCACGGCAAGCGACGTGATGATTGCGATGGAATTGGGAGCGGATGGTGTTTTGTTAAACACGGGTATTGCGCATGCAAAAGAGCCGATACGGATGGCTCGAGCGATGAAAATGGCGCTGCAAGGTGGGCGTGATGCATATTTAGCGGGGCGTATTGATAAGAAGCTTTATGCGACTGCGAGCAGTCCGTGGAGTGGTGTCATTAGTTATATCCCGGGTGAATGA
- a CDS encoding solute:sodium symporter family transporter, which yields MLTIISFIFFTALVAIITWFITHKDDHASSKGYFLGGRSLTFPVIAGSLLLTNLSTEQMVGLNGISFRDGISVMSWEVIAVVALALMATFFLPRFLKAGITTVPEFLEKRYDRGARTITNLIFLGAYALILLPIILYSGAKGLVGMLNIAEITGIQSASVNLWLLIFIIGIIGSIYALWGGLRTVAVSDTINGLGLLVGGFMIVIFGLQAVSDGNIFQNFQILKEAAPPSTFNSIGAATHDTPFDTLFTGVILLNLFYWCTNQQIIQRTLGASSLKEGQKGVLLTGGLKLLGPIYLVLPGIIAAYLFAGQGIAQDDAYGMLVRKVLPAPLTGFFAAVLVGAILSSFNSALNATCTLFSLGLYKNTLRPNANEKTVVKSGKVFGWIIAIAAMIGAGLLQGQDSIFGYLQKMNAIYFIPIFAVVVVGLLTKRNPPIAAKVALVVGLIMFSIGYFFEPASTFLQTYLHNFHFIGLVFAILVVLMLIIGAIAPLKTPWTLEDSGAVDMTPWRFAKPVAVLLVILVISIYALLADFSILQGDATIETEIVPQPTSEVIQTPTHVTSTIDHTPNQAAPVIAMSK from the coding sequence ATGCTAACAATTATTTCGTTCATTTTTTTTACAGCTCTCGTAGCAATCATTACGTGGTTCATTACTCATAAAGATGATCACGCTAGTTCAAAAGGCTACTTTCTTGGCGGCAGATCATTGACCTTCCCCGTGATTGCAGGTTCATTACTTCTAACCAATCTCTCGACAGAACAGATGGTCGGCCTGAACGGTATTTCATTCCGTGATGGCATCTCCGTCATGTCGTGGGAAGTGATTGCCGTAGTCGCACTCGCGCTCATGGCCACCTTCTTCTTACCACGCTTTCTCAAAGCTGGTATCACAACTGTGCCTGAATTCCTTGAAAAACGCTACGATCGCGGCGCGCGCACCATAACGAATCTGATCTTCTTAGGTGCATATGCTCTCATCCTCTTGCCGATCATTCTTTACTCGGGTGCGAAAGGCCTTGTGGGCATGCTCAATATCGCCGAGATCACCGGCATACAAAGTGCTTCCGTAAACCTTTGGCTTCTCATCTTCATCATCGGTATCATCGGCTCAATCTATGCGCTCTGGGGCGGCCTTCGTACTGTCGCAGTCTCCGACACCATTAACGGCCTCGGTCTACTGGTCGGCGGTTTCATGATCGTCATCTTCGGCCTGCAAGCTGTTTCTGACGGCAACATCTTTCAGAATTTCCAAATACTTAAAGAGGCTGCACCACCAAGCACATTCAACTCCATTGGTGCGGCAACGCACGATACGCCTTTCGACACACTCTTCACCGGCGTCATCCTCCTCAACCTCTTCTACTGGTGTACCAACCAGCAAATTATTCAACGTACACTTGGCGCATCATCATTAAAAGAAGGTCAAAAAGGTGTTCTTCTAACAGGCGGTCTTAAACTGCTCGGCCCGATCTACCTCGTCCTCCCCGGTATCATCGCGGCCTATCTTTTCGCAGGTCAAGGTATCGCACAAGACGATGCTTATGGCATGCTCGTTCGCAAGGTTCTCCCTGCTCCACTCACAGGCTTCTTTGCAGCCGTCCTTGTTGGCGCCATCCTCTCATCCTTCAACTCCGCACTCAACGCAACCTGCACCCTCTTCTCACTCGGCCTCTACAAAAATACACTCCGCCCCAACGCCAACGAAAAGACCGTCGTTAAGTCAGGTAAAGTTTTTGGCTGGATCATCGCGATTGCTGCCATGATCGGCGCCGGCCTCCTGCAAGGCCAAGACAGCATCTTTGGCTACCTCCAAAAGATGAACGCCATCTACTTCATCCCCATCTTTGCTGTTGTCGTTGTTGGCCTGCTCACCAAGCGCAACCCGCCAATCGCAGCTAAGGTTGCACTCGTTGTTGGTCTGATCATGTTCTCAATCGGTTACTTCTTCGAGCCAGCCTCAACCTTCCTTCAAACATACCTACACAACTTCCACTTCATCGGCCTCGTCTTCGCTATTCTCGTTGTCCTCATGCTCATCATCGGTGCCATCGCACCGCTTAAGACGCCTTGGACATTAGAAGATTCCGGCGCGGTCGACATGACGCCTTGGCGTTTTGCAAAGCCCGTTGCTGTCTTACTCGTGATCCTCGTCATCAGCATCTATGCTCTCCTAGCCGACTTCTCAATCCTGCAAGGAGATGCCACAATTGAAACTGAGATCGTACCTCAGCCAACCTCAGAAGTAATTCAAACACCCACGCATGTCACATCCACAATTGATCACACACCAAATCAAGCCGCTCCTGTCATCGCAATGAGCAAGTAA
- a CDS encoding methyltransferase domain-containing protein codes for MRDEYLKPYRKAAQQCGSDFGVTLWANEKTQRLRFQVFTEMCYMAGKRVLDAGCSRGDLAAYLIERELHYAHYTGIDGIEDVIQFAQNRKLGNTTFIAGDFVADGSLFKQNDPQVITISGTLNTMSDKEALRVLDAAWNATSQTLLFNFLSDRVSKDAPKQGWPARRLPALKLLDWALSETPLVSYRQDYFPNGHDATIMMAKQQPQ; via the coding sequence ATGAGAGATGAGTATCTGAAGCCTTACCGTAAGGCTGCTCAACAATGTGGAAGTGATTTCGGCGTTACGCTCTGGGCTAACGAGAAAACCCAGCGTCTGCGATTTCAGGTATTCACAGAAATGTGTTATATGGCAGGCAAGCGTGTGCTTGATGCAGGCTGCAGCCGCGGCGATTTGGCGGCCTATCTCATAGAACGTGAACTCCATTACGCACATTACACCGGCATTGACGGTATTGAAGATGTCATTCAATTTGCTCAAAATCGTAAGCTGGGCAATACCACCTTCATCGCCGGTGATTTTGTGGCAGACGGCTCTCTGTTCAAGCAAAATGACCCTCAAGTCATCACAATCTCCGGCACACTCAACACCATGAGCGATAAGGAAGCGTTACGCGTTCTCGATGCTGCATGGAATGCCACCTCACAAACGCTTCTCTTCAATTTTCTCTCGGACCGTGTGAGCAAAGATGCGCCCAAACAAGGTTGGCCCGCTCGTCGTCTACCCGCTCTAAAGCTTCTCGATTGGGCGCTCAGCGAAACGCCACTCGTCAGCTATCGGCAGGATTATTTCCCCAACGGCCATGATGCAACCATCATGATGGCGAAGCAGCAGCCACAATAA
- the tmk gene encoding dTMP kinase: MSKSKKKDASSKWVYNLRSRFIVFDGPDGSGKSTQFRRLSEFVHDNGIETCEVREPGGSSIGEKIREILLDPANDEMVLRCEMLLYMASRAQLAEECIKPSMMDGQLILVDRFISSTLAYQGAAGGLDPSDIMAVGEFALQDVWPDLTVIFDVDELTAQHRLVGKSKRKKHLETTQMSLFSDRMELKGADYHRNVRQGFLDQAEANPDKYLVIDATKKEEVVWKNFITQLKKRVETW; the protein is encoded by the coding sequence ATGAGTAAGAGCAAGAAGAAGGACGCTTCAAGCAAATGGGTTTACAACCTCCGATCCCGATTCATCGTCTTTGACGGCCCGGATGGATCCGGGAAATCTACGCAATTTCGCCGCCTATCCGAATTTGTGCATGACAATGGCATCGAGACTTGCGAAGTCCGTGAGCCTGGCGGGTCATCCATTGGCGAAAAAATCCGAGAAATCCTGCTCGATCCCGCGAACGATGAAATGGTGCTCCGCTGTGAGATGCTGCTTTATATGGCCTCACGCGCGCAGCTTGCGGAAGAGTGCATCAAGCCTTCAATGATGGACGGGCAACTGATCCTCGTCGACCGATTCATATCCTCCACACTCGCGTACCAAGGTGCTGCGGGCGGCCTTGATCCGTCTGACATTATGGCCGTCGGTGAGTTTGCGCTTCAAGACGTTTGGCCCGACCTAACGGTCATCTTCGATGTCGACGAACTGACCGCACAGCACAGACTCGTCGGCAAATCCAAGCGAAAGAAACATCTCGAAACCACACAAATGTCCCTGTTCTCTGATCGCATGGAGCTTAAGGGTGCAGACTACCATCGCAATGTACGGCAAGGATTCCTCGACCAAGCCGAAGCTAACCCAGATAAATATCTCGTCATTGATGCAACTAAAAAAGAAGAGGTTGTTTGGAAGAACTTCATCACGCAACTCAAAAAACGTGTTGAGACATGGTGA
- a CDS encoding class I SAM-dependent methyltransferase, protein MDEIKKNYEEWATKYDGQENKTRDLGEQVLEEYEDLFEDAVVLECGCGTGHKTQWIADRCLKVVGVDFSEKMLEIAQEKVNGEHVVLLQQDLNDEWMVEDGVVDVIVFNLVLEHIENVKHVFKEAHRALKDGGGMLIAEYHPDKQAQGKGATYVNDEGEQVALPTYPHTEDEFAKAAEGVGFEFVELNDWKADDDEEPRLLSMLFVK, encoded by the coding sequence ATGGACGAAATCAAGAAGAATTATGAAGAATGGGCCACCAAGTATGATGGACAGGAGAACAAAACGCGAGATTTAGGCGAACAGGTTCTAGAAGAATACGAAGATCTGTTCGAGGATGCGGTGGTTTTGGAATGCGGTTGTGGCACTGGCCACAAGACGCAATGGATTGCTGATCGCTGCCTGAAGGTTGTCGGTGTGGACTTCTCTGAGAAGATGCTTGAGATTGCTCAAGAGAAGGTCAATGGCGAGCACGTTGTGCTTCTGCAGCAAGACCTGAATGATGAGTGGATGGTCGAGGATGGCGTTGTGGACGTGATCGTCTTCAATCTGGTACTCGAGCATATTGAGAACGTAAAGCACGTTTTCAAGGAAGCTCACCGGGCGCTCAAAGATGGTGGCGGCATGCTGATCGCTGAGTACCATCCAGACAAGCAAGCTCAAGGCAAGGGCGCGACTTATGTGAACGATGAAGGTGAGCAGGTTGCGTTGCCGACATATCCGCATACAGAAGATGAATTTGCTAAGGCTGCTGAAGGCGTTGGTTTTGAATTTGTCGAACTGAATGACTGGAAAGCAGACGATGATGAAGAGCCGCGTTTGCTTTCAATGCTGTTTGTGAAGTAA